A segment of the Chthonomonadales bacterium genome:
CTGTGGTGGCGGCAGAGCTATGGGACCATCGGTCGCGTCGACCGACTGGACTTCTCCACGGCCGACTACATCGCGTTCGTCCGCCCGGATTCGGCCGGCCAGAGCAACCTGTACGTGGTCAGAGCCGACGGCACCGGGCTGAAGCGTCTCACGAGCGACAGAGCGGGGAAGCGCGCGCCCGCGTGGTCGCCGGACGGGCGCACCCTGTGCTATGCCGCCGAGAGCGGCTCGACCTACCAGATCTTCCTCCTAGGCAACGGCTCGCCGCGGCAGGCAACCTACGGGTCGATCAGCAAGGACGCCCCTCGGTGGCGTCCGGACGGTAAGCAGGTCGCTTACCTGGCGGGCGGGGCCATCAAGGTGATGCTGCCCAACGGCTCGGAAACGGAGCAGATCTACCCGCCGCCGCACCGGGGCAACGCCCCGAGCGAGCAGGCCGCTCCCGGGCAGCCCACGGTCGACGAGAGCGCGCTGCGCCGCCCCCCGATCACGCGCTACGCCTGGTCTCCGAACGGCGTGGCGATCGCGGGCGTGCAGGTGCTGGAGGGCGAGAACGCGCCGACCATTGGCACCGGCAACTGGTGGCAGCGCGACGCGCCCACCGCGCCCGGCGAGCCGCCGCCGCTTCTAGTTGCCGAGCCGGAGAGCGTCGTGGTTCTACCGAACCTGGAGACC
Coding sequences within it:
- a CDS encoding PD40 domain-containing protein; amino-acid sequence: MKRLLRGAALGKYLLLLFLLVLFVAFLWWRQSYGTIGRVDRLDFSTADYIAFVRPDSAGQSNLYVVRADGTGLKRLTSDRAGKRAPAWSPDGRTLCYAAESGSTYQIFLLGNGSPRQATYGSISKDAPRWRPDGKQVAYLAGGAIKVMLPNGSETEQIYPPPHRGNAPSEQAAPGQPTVDESALRRPPITRYAWSPNGVAIAGVQVLEGENAPTIGTGNWWQRDAPTAPGEPPPLLVAEPESVVVLPNLETEQPLVLPGATKVGFSWLPDSRRIALSLATHKGQHGVLVFRTDEKDLPAQPIFVGLGYTASPDAPAVSPDGSKIAFEVWRVDSSEDSTLLGIAVVPTEPAQPLIVRTAAEVARIPIVIRGGREPRWSPDGTRLLYWRPGPGGRDLWVAQADGSGEVNLTKGHGDSTDAVWSPVTH